A DNA window from Anastrepha obliqua isolate idAnaObli1 chromosome 5, idAnaObli1_1.0, whole genome shotgun sequence contains the following coding sequences:
- the LOC129249072 gene encoding transcription termination factor, mitochondrial → MLRQVMHHLNRNISFNRQITTTILPTVRRRFAVSTVQRLTTRLPDSVESADAEEPTTFAVLPNDSEASERGPGYIIPYPVEQEKRQRFSLVEALRTRYRLTDNDIECIVKDEVVKRSFHHRSLAHTLEMLCLEGVTKESFLNYPWLITLDKVRLKDKLALIHTLPVRDINHFVPFLRLTLPRLRKLVSIMNREANAIPQNNRIYYISEMLKTDPKLVTKYLSKRLFILEMPFDMLEQNLSHMITYNVSPQSILKDLWAFRYTPKSVQLRLERAKRAKKDKIMPWMIRCPEPILQRSFKLTLDELAVLGEKKNVVEYVAERLGFDVNSTRCIMERHPAVMRVRVTKIKEVLDYLLLEAGFTAHEIANVPRILCHGLETTKQRIEELKSYGCRPSTLVIVCRSKREYDKFVKTWLECQTKMHKQEGIDKNVEAEIS, encoded by the exons ATGCTCAGACAAGTAATGCACCATTTGAATCGTAATATTTCATTCAATCgacaaattacaacaacaatactaCCCACTGTGAGACGCAGATTTGCAGTGTCCACTGTACAGCGTTTAACAACCCGCCTTCCTGATAGTGTTGAATCGGCCGATGCGGAGGAACCAACAACTTTCGCCGTTTTGCCCAACGATTCTGAAGCTTCGGAAAGAGGTCCGGGATATATTATACCATATCCTGTTGAGCAAGAAAAACGCCAACGCTTTTCACTGGTTGAGGCATTGCGAACACGCTACAGGCTAACAGATAATGACATAGAATGTATAGTAAAAGATGAAGTGGTAAAGCGGTCATTTCACCATCGCTCACTGGCGCACACCCTGGAAATGCTTTGCTTAGAAGGAGTAACAAAAGAAAGTTTCTTGAACTATCCATGGCTTATAACGCTCGACAAAG TGCGTTTAAAAGACAAGCTAGCGCTGATACACACCCTTCCTGTGCGTGATATTAACCACTTTGTGCCATTTTTACGTTTGACACTGCCGAGGCTGCGTAAATTAGTGTCGATTATGAATCGGGAGGCGAATGCTATACCACAAAACAATCGAATTTACTACATCAGTGAGATGCTAAAAACCGATCCCAAACTTGTTACGAAATATTTGTCCAAACGTTTGTTTATCTTGGAAATGCCTTTTGACATGCTGGAGCAGAATCTCAGTCATATGATCACATACAATGTTTCTCCACAGAGTATTTTGAAAGACCTCTGGGCTTTTAGATATACGCCAAAATCTGTGCAACTGCGTTTGGAACGAGCGAAACGCGCtaaaaaagacaaaattatGCCGTGGATGATACGTTGCCCAGAGCCCATTCTGCAAAG GTCATTTAAGCTTACGTTAGACGAGCTTGCTGTGCTGGGggagaaaaaaaatgtggtcGAATACGTGGCAGAACGCTTGGGATTTGATGTGAACAGCACGAGATGTATAATGGAAAGGCATCCAGCTGTTATGCGAGTACGCGTGACAAAG ATAAAGGAAGTGCTAGACTACTTGCTATTGGAAGCGGGTTTTACTGCTCATGAAATTGCGAATGTGCCGCGTATTCTATGCCACGGCTTAGAAACGACGAAGCAACGCATAGAGGAATTAAAATCCTATGGTTGTCGACCATCAACTTTGGTAATTGTGTGTCGCAGCAAACGTGAATACGATAAGTTTGTAAAAACTTGGCTCGAATGTCAGACTAAAATGCATAAACAAGAAGGCATAGATAAAAATGTTGAAGCGGAAATATCATAG
- the LOC129249162 gene encoding uncharacterized protein LOC129249162: protein MDLSYNICSSRYCNICILLEIEMQAKGTPMKRPKHIKLFKCSGCKLVLYCSEEHQRIDWQMHRNFCRAISLIMRNCQVPHPYYINGVPKDEYALGRAIVQVKYLLRTLFGRNLEFREEELASYPAYCEICYNMIHLRSCNDCYGVSYCSTEHAKEDLERHRKKCGLLQLYYSPYKVQVQMPSEVLLDDLQNPVEDFLTKDLFGAWEQITSKKLPKNPTLSIIDYQLFACAADFSCMGTICFTLSFTDMKDFAGTKFIIFILGATIEQDFWFRQIHTKWFFLQYPQFTSLELHFIGPDVMGSDIRDITYNYNGCDRSVLYVRYRMLFQDFAKEVSLTPSLIAAFNCDFCEYFPPVTFEQSEVEEPTGGNPSSIRLKKDTWPGAIQELLLTYNLPILFTSMTRVEAIYDFDVLRRVLHKEPLGTRICRLFKLTVNPFRDIRPLRNWRKHSGEDEICFRNGYLQAVVTRLDTYN, encoded by the exons ATGGATCTTTCCTATAATATATGTTCATCACGTTACTGCAATATATGCATCCTGTTGGAAATAGAAATGCAAGCAAAGGGAACACCAATGAAGAGGCCGAAGCacataaaattgtttaagtGCAGTGGCTGCAAATTAGTACTGTATTGTAGTGAAGAGCATCAACGAATTGATTGGCAAATGCATCGTAATTTCTGCCGCGCCATCAGCTTGATTATGAGGAACTGTCAAGTACCCCATCCGTACTATATAAATGGCGTGCCTAAAGATGAGTATGCGCTGGGACGTGCTATAGTTCAAGTGAAATATTTGCTTCGCACACTATTTGGACGAAATCTCGAATTTCGAGAAGAGGAACTGGCTTCATATCCGGCATATTGTGAAATTTGTTATAACATGATTCACTTGCGTAGCTGTAACGACTGCTATGGAGTTTCTTATTGCTCAACCGAACATGCCAAAGAGGACCTCGAACGGCACAGGAAAAAATGCGGCCTACTTCAATTATACTACAGTCCATACAAAGTACAAGTACAAATGCCGTCAGAAGTTCTCCTCGACGATTTGCAAAATCCAGTAGAAGATTTTCTGACTAAGGATTTGTTTGGAGCCTGGGAGCAAATCACTTCAAAGAAGTTGCCTAAAAATCCGACACTCTCAATAATAGACTATCAGCTCTTTGCATGTGCGGCAGACTTCAGTTGTATGGGCACCATTTGTTTTACACTCAGTTTTACGGATATGAAAGACTTCGCTGGcaccaaatttataattttcatctTGGGTGCCACAATAGAACAAGATTTTTGGTTTCGCCAAATTCACACAAAGTGGTTTTTCTTGCAATACCCGCAGTTTACGAGTTTAGAGCTACACTTCATAGGTCCGGATGTGATGGGTTCTGATATACGAGATATTACCTATAATTACAAT GGCTGCGATCGCAGTGTGTTATACGTCAGATATCGCATGTTATTCCAAGATTTCGCCAAAGAAGTGAGTCTGACACCTTCATTAATCGCTGCCTTTAATTGTGATTTCTGTGAGTATTTTCCACCCGTAACATTTGAACAGAGCGAAGTAGAGGAACCGACGGGGGGGAATCCAAGTAGTATAAGACTCAAAAAAGATACTTGGCCAGGTGCCATTCAAGAATTGTTGCTAACATATAATTTACCCATACTTTTTACCTCAATGACTCGCGTAGAGGCAATTTATGACTTTGATGTATTGAGACGGGTACTTCACAAAGAACCTTTAGGAACGCGTATTTGTCGTTTATTTAAACTTACAGTGAACCCTTTTCGTGATATCCGCCCACTGCGGAATTGGCGGAAGCACAGTGGCGAAGATGAGATTTGCTTCCGGAACGGTTATTTGCAAGCGGTAGTAACTCGTCTTGATACCTATAACTGA
- the LOC129249197 gene encoding defense protein l(2)34Fc yields MFRLVLLIACLAVPVYSYSAGAPNAICSNGLTPEHGVDGQSSPVPYSFSGDSKANNGKVSLTLGGSDGFLGFAVQARDANDKPVGKFKVAEATKSQTLTCINPDDTLTHKKIPHDNPIKSVAFSWEPAGYKGKVKFVATVAKDGGTYWIRKVLKEVEV; encoded by the exons ATGTTCCGCTTGGTTTTACTAATTGCTTGTTTGGCTGTGCCTGTCTACAGCTACTCAGCCGGTGCCCCTAATGCCATCTGCTCGAACGGTTTGACTCCAGAGCATGGCGTTGATGGGCAGAGTAGTCCAGTGCCATATAGCTTCTCGGGCGACAGCAAGGCCAATAATGGCAAGGTTTCCCTCACTCTGGGCGGTTCAGACGGTTTCTTAGGCTTCGCCGTGCAAGCCCGTGACGCCAATGATAAGCCTGTGGGCAAATTCAAGGTAGCTGAGGCTACCAAGTCTCAAACGTTGACTTGCATTAATCCGGAT GATACACTCACTCACAAGAAGATCCCACACGATAATCCCATCAAGAGCGTGGCGTTCTCTTGGGAGCCAGCCGGTTACAAGGGAAAAGTGAAATTCGTTGCTACCGTAGCCAAGGATGGCGGTACCTATTGGATTCGTAAGGTGCTCAAGGAAGTCGAGGTTTAA